The following coding sequences are from one Aggregicoccus sp. 17bor-14 window:
- a CDS encoding prolyl oligopeptidase family protein: MTDGWKRRAARSSLLVSLLLPFTALSAPKLPPPPPTPKHPVTDTYGSLEVQDPYQWLEAAGAPEVKAWSDAQNKRTRAVLDKLPGREAIRKRVTQLLSWQSPGYYLLEEKGGQLFAMKNQPPRQQPMLVVMPGADQPKAERVLLDPAVLDPSGHTTIDWFVPSPDGKRVAVSLSKGGTESGDVHVYEVASGQPVANEVVPHVQGGTAGGSLAWTGDGKGFFYTRYPRGEERPPADRDFFQQVYFHALGTPTEKDTYALGKDFPRIAMTKLKTSEDGQYISALVANGDGGQFALHLRSPDGRWQQVSRFEDKVVGAEFGLDGALYALSRQEAPRGKVLRLPLQTPALSSAKVVVPEGEASIQELMPTRTRLYLVEQLGGPSQLRAVDLQGKSLGLVPTLPVSTVADPVRVAGGSGDDILFANVSFVQPLAWYRYDAASGKATKTALAQTAPADMSDVEVVRTEATSKDGTKVPLTILKPRGLKLNGNNPTLLTGYGGFNLSVNPNFSKLSRAWLEQGGVMAIANLRGGSEFGEAWHQAGAGTNKQNVFDDFYACAQLLAKQRYTKPQRLAIQGGSNGGLLMGAALTQHPEAYGAVVARVGIYDMLRVERTPNGQFNVTEYGSTKDPAQLEALRAYSPYHHVKEGQRYPPTLFTSGANDPRVDPFHSRKMVARLQEAMGGKGFILLRESGETGHGMGTPLSAKIEEEVDAYSFLFDTLGVKYRPVSGQVPAPPSK; this comes from the coding sequence ATGACGGATGGATGGAAGCGGAGGGCCGCGCGCTCCTCCCTGCTGGTGTCCCTGCTCCTGCCCTTCACGGCGCTCAGCGCCCCGAAGTTGCCCCCGCCGCCCCCCACCCCGAAGCACCCCGTCACCGACACCTACGGAAGCCTCGAGGTGCAGGACCCCTACCAGTGGCTCGAGGCCGCGGGCGCGCCCGAGGTGAAGGCGTGGAGCGACGCGCAGAACAAGCGCACGCGCGCCGTGCTGGACAAGCTCCCGGGCCGCGAGGCCATCCGCAAGCGCGTGACGCAGCTGCTCAGCTGGCAGTCCCCGGGCTACTACCTGCTCGAGGAGAAGGGCGGCCAGCTCTTCGCGATGAAGAACCAGCCGCCGCGCCAGCAGCCGATGCTGGTGGTGATGCCCGGCGCGGACCAGCCGAAGGCCGAGCGCGTGCTGCTCGACCCCGCGGTGCTCGACCCCAGCGGCCACACCACCATCGACTGGTTCGTCCCCTCGCCGGACGGCAAGCGCGTGGCGGTGAGCCTCTCCAAGGGCGGCACCGAGAGCGGCGACGTGCACGTGTACGAGGTGGCGAGCGGCCAGCCCGTGGCGAACGAGGTGGTGCCGCACGTGCAGGGCGGCACCGCGGGCGGCAGCCTCGCGTGGACGGGGGACGGCAAGGGCTTCTTCTACACGCGCTACCCGCGCGGCGAGGAGCGCCCGCCGGCCGACCGCGACTTCTTCCAGCAGGTGTACTTCCACGCGCTGGGCACCCCCACCGAGAAGGACACCTACGCGCTGGGCAAGGACTTCCCGCGCATCGCGATGACGAAGCTGAAGACCTCCGAGGACGGCCAGTACATCAGCGCGCTGGTGGCCAACGGGGACGGCGGCCAGTTCGCCCTGCACCTGCGCTCGCCGGACGGGCGCTGGCAGCAGGTGTCGCGCTTCGAGGACAAGGTGGTGGGCGCGGAGTTCGGCCTGGACGGCGCGCTCTACGCGCTCAGCCGCCAGGAGGCGCCGCGCGGCAAGGTGCTGCGCCTGCCGCTGCAGACGCCCGCGCTCTCGAGCGCGAAGGTGGTGGTGCCCGAGGGCGAGGCCTCCATCCAGGAGCTGATGCCCACGCGCACGCGCCTCTACCTGGTGGAGCAGCTGGGCGGCCCCTCGCAGCTGCGCGCGGTGGACCTGCAGGGCAAGAGCCTCGGCCTCGTGCCGACCCTGCCCGTGAGCACCGTGGCGGACCCCGTGCGCGTCGCCGGCGGGAGCGGTGACGACATCCTCTTCGCCAACGTGAGCTTCGTGCAGCCGCTCGCCTGGTACCGCTACGACGCCGCCAGCGGCAAGGCCACCAAGACGGCGCTCGCGCAGACCGCGCCCGCAGACATGAGCGACGTGGAGGTGGTGCGCACCGAGGCCACGAGCAAGGACGGCACCAAGGTGCCGCTCACCATCCTCAAGCCGCGCGGCCTGAAGCTCAACGGCAACAACCCCACCCTGCTCACCGGCTACGGCGGCTTCAACCTCTCGGTGAACCCCAACTTCAGCAAGCTGAGCCGCGCCTGGCTCGAGCAGGGCGGCGTGATGGCCATCGCCAACCTGCGCGGCGGCTCGGAGTTCGGCGAGGCCTGGCACCAGGCGGGCGCGGGCACGAACAAGCAGAACGTGTTCGACGACTTCTACGCCTGCGCGCAGCTGCTGGCGAAGCAGCGCTACACGAAGCCCCAGCGGCTCGCCATCCAGGGCGGCAGCAACGGCGGCCTGCTCATGGGCGCCGCCCTCACCCAGCACCCGGAGGCCTACGGCGCCGTCGTCGCGCGCGTGGGCATCTACGACATGCTGCGGGTGGAGCGCACGCCCAACGGGCAGTTCAACGTCACCGAGTACGGCAGCACGAAGGACCCCGCCCAGCTCGAGGCCCTGCGCGCCTACTCGCCCTACCACCACGTGAAGGAAGGGCAGCGCTACCCGCCCACGCTCTTCACCTCGGGCGCGAACGATCCGCGCGTGGACCCCTTCCACTCGCGCAAGATGGTCGCGCGGCTGCAGGAGGCCATGGGCGGCAAGGGCTTCATCCTCCTGCGCGAGAGCGGCGAGACGGGCCACGGCATGGGCACCCCGCTGTCGGCGAAGATCGAGGAGGAGGTGGACGCCTACTCCTTCCTCTTCGACACGCTCGGGGTGAAGTACCGCCCCGTCAGCGGGCAGGTGCCCGCGCCGCCGTCCAAGTAG
- a CDS encoding HRDC domain-containing protein, with the protein MQSPPPRGIPEFRFLTREDEAREALARFASEDVVSLDTETFYDPPTKRWKHGLTQVAAASGPVLLIDALSVPAQVLRDFVEAPTPLLAAHNARYDEGVLQEVGLNPQGFVDTLRLAQDALWLPSYGLLGVVQELFGVELDKSLQKSAWGRRPLSPEQLAYAAADAYWTLRAYHTLRERLQLAGHWERASKRASLAPRERDLLGEKAPPGTKKRKAAPPLPTTPLTEEELERVQRLKGWRLEQAKRERLPAYMVCHDRTLELIARAQPTTSEALLQIHGLGEAKVKRFGATLLAALGAPAAGAPTPVPGLASAEQSAEAPAQASTPQQTTEDGGASLGPLFSPR; encoded by the coding sequence GTGCAGAGCCCGCCCCCCCGAGGCATCCCGGAGTTCCGCTTCCTCACGCGCGAGGACGAGGCGCGCGAGGCGCTCGCGCGCTTCGCCTCCGAGGACGTGGTGTCGCTGGACACCGAGACCTTCTACGACCCGCCGACGAAGCGCTGGAAGCACGGCCTCACCCAGGTGGCCGCCGCGAGCGGCCCGGTGCTGCTCATCGACGCGCTGAGCGTCCCCGCGCAGGTGCTGCGCGACTTCGTGGAGGCCCCCACCCCGCTGCTCGCCGCGCACAACGCGCGCTACGACGAGGGCGTGCTGCAGGAGGTGGGGCTCAACCCCCAGGGCTTCGTGGACACGCTGCGGCTCGCGCAGGATGCGCTGTGGCTGCCCAGCTACGGCCTGCTCGGCGTGGTGCAGGAGCTGTTCGGCGTGGAGCTGGACAAGAGCCTGCAGAAGTCCGCGTGGGGCCGCCGCCCGCTCAGCCCCGAGCAGCTCGCGTACGCCGCGGCGGATGCGTACTGGACCCTGCGCGCCTACCACACGCTGCGCGAGCGGCTGCAGCTCGCCGGGCACTGGGAGCGCGCGAGCAAGCGCGCGAGCCTCGCGCCGCGCGAGCGCGACCTGCTGGGCGAGAAGGCCCCGCCCGGTACGAAGAAGCGCAAGGCCGCGCCGCCCCTGCCCACCACGCCCCTCACCGAGGAGGAGCTGGAGCGGGTGCAGCGGCTCAAGGGCTGGCGCCTCGAGCAGGCGAAGCGCGAGCGGCTCCCCGCGTACATGGTCTGCCACGACCGCACGCTGGAGCTCATCGCGCGCGCGCAGCCCACCACGAGCGAGGCGCTGCTCCAGATTCACGGGCTGGGCGAGGCGAAGGTGAAGCGCTTCGGCGCGACGCTGCTCGCCGCGCTGGGCGCTCCTGCGGCGGGTGCCCCCACCCCTGTCCCGGGCCTGGCGTCCGCCGAACAGAGCGCGGAGGCGCCGGCGCAGGCCTCGACGCCGCAGCAGACGACGGAGGACGGAGGCGCTAGCTTGGGCCCGCTCTTCAGCCCGAGGTGA
- a CDS encoding PAS domain-containing sensor histidine kinase, protein MPPLLLQPLPLSAEPPASVPGRAWVVGASAEAAAAMAHALPPDLRAEPLVGAPALLARLPAGPSGAPRGQDPGARPDAVLLDGALEDCADLCRRVRERHDALALPLLVLGGAADLEALVEAGANDRLDAGALELRAPGARAALCARVSTLVRLGQLAHLQRHSLAALFEQAPAFIAHVSGPTHVFDMANAAYVRLFGGRALLGKPLREVLPELEGQPYFELLDRVYATGEPFTAREMPARLDREGNGTVSEVLVTFVFQPTRAPGGQVDGILIHAVEVTELVRARKEAEAAQQAQAGLLQALAAQSLVFVALVRGPELVFEMTNSGYRKLFGGRDLVGKPLLEAAPELRGQGFDALIAEVIATGRPFTGREMPVVLEQEDGALEERRVSFVYQPVQGASGTFDGVLITGTDVTEAVHARQEAQARLAFEERLIGIVGHDLRSPLAAVRMSASQLQAPGALAPGLSGAQERAVARVERGARRIQAVITSLLDLTRARSGRGFPVAPAPADLDATLRQALEEVRVTYPGRELRYAHQGDTRGLFDEGRLAQVAVNLLENALKYGAPDRPVQLTCEGDAQALRFCVHNEGAPIPPELVAQLFQPFVRGPQSQDTVRVSVGLGLYIVREILQAHGGSIRVHSDEGSGTTFRVELPRAALEAAAGADEPPERARAGRSPT, encoded by the coding sequence ATGCCTCCACTCCTGCTCCAGCCCCTTCCCCTCTCCGCCGAGCCCCCTGCCTCCGTGCCGGGGCGGGCCTGGGTGGTGGGGGCGAGCGCGGAGGCGGCCGCGGCGATGGCGCACGCGCTCCCGCCCGACCTGCGCGCGGAGCCACTCGTCGGCGCCCCGGCGCTCCTCGCCCGGCTCCCCGCCGGCCCCTCCGGCGCACCCCGGGGGCAGGACCCAGGCGCCCGCCCGGACGCGGTGCTGCTGGACGGAGCGCTCGAGGACTGCGCGGACCTGTGCCGCCGCGTGCGCGAGCGCCACGATGCGCTCGCCTTGCCCCTGCTGGTGCTCGGGGGTGCAGCGGACCTCGAGGCGCTGGTGGAGGCGGGCGCGAACGATCGGCTGGACGCAGGCGCCCTCGAGCTCCGTGCGCCGGGCGCCCGCGCGGCCCTGTGCGCGCGGGTCTCCACGCTGGTGCGCCTGGGGCAGCTCGCGCACCTGCAGCGCCACTCGCTCGCGGCGCTCTTCGAGCAGGCGCCCGCCTTCATCGCCCACGTCTCCGGCCCCACGCACGTGTTCGACATGGCGAACGCCGCCTACGTGCGCCTCTTCGGAGGCCGCGCGCTGCTGGGAAAGCCGCTGCGCGAGGTCCTGCCGGAGCTGGAGGGGCAGCCCTACTTCGAGCTGCTGGACCGCGTGTACGCGACGGGCGAGCCCTTCACCGCGCGCGAGATGCCGGCGCGCCTGGACCGCGAGGGCAACGGCACGGTGAGCGAGGTGCTGGTCACCTTCGTCTTCCAGCCCACGCGCGCGCCCGGCGGCCAGGTGGACGGCATCCTCATCCACGCGGTGGAGGTGACGGAGCTGGTGCGCGCGCGCAAGGAGGCGGAGGCCGCGCAGCAGGCGCAGGCGGGGCTGCTGCAGGCGCTCGCCGCCCAGTCGCTCGTGTTCGTGGCGCTGGTGCGCGGGCCCGAGCTGGTGTTCGAGATGACCAACTCGGGCTACCGCAAGCTGTTCGGCGGGCGCGACCTGGTGGGCAAGCCGCTGCTGGAGGCGGCGCCGGAGCTGCGCGGCCAGGGCTTCGATGCGCTCATCGCCGAGGTGATCGCCACGGGCCGGCCCTTCACCGGCCGCGAGATGCCGGTGGTGCTGGAGCAGGAGGACGGGGCGCTCGAGGAGCGGCGGGTGAGCTTCGTCTACCAGCCGGTGCAGGGCGCGAGCGGCACCTTCGACGGCGTGCTCATCACCGGCACGGACGTGACCGAGGCGGTGCACGCGCGGCAGGAGGCGCAGGCGCGGCTCGCCTTCGAGGAGCGGCTCATCGGCATCGTGGGGCACGACCTGCGCAGCCCGCTCGCCGCGGTGCGCATGAGCGCGAGCCAGCTGCAGGCGCCGGGCGCGCTCGCCCCGGGCCTGAGCGGCGCGCAGGAGCGCGCGGTGGCGCGGGTGGAGCGCGGGGCGCGCCGCATCCAGGCGGTCATCACCTCGCTGCTGGACCTCACCCGGGCGCGCTCCGGGCGCGGCTTCCCCGTGGCCCCCGCGCCCGCGGACCTGGACGCCACCCTGCGCCAGGCGCTCGAGGAGGTGCGCGTCACCTACCCGGGGCGCGAGCTGCGCTACGCGCACCAGGGCGACACCCGCGGCCTCTTCGATGAGGGGCGGCTCGCGCAGGTGGCGGTGAACCTGCTGGAGAACGCGCTCAAGTACGGCGCGCCCGACCGGCCCGTGCAGCTCACCTGCGAGGGGGACGCGCAGGCACTGCGCTTCTGCGTGCACAACGAGGGCGCGCCCATCCCGCCCGAGCTGGTGGCGCAGCTGTTCCAGCCCTTCGTGCGGGGGCCCCAGTCGCAGGACACCGTGCGCGTGTCGGTGGGGCTGGGGCTCTACATCGTGCGGGAGATCCTCCAGGCGCACGGCGGCAGCATCCGCGTGCACTCGGACGAGGGCAGCGGGACCACCTTCCGCGTGGAGCTGCCGCGCGCCGCGCTCGAGGCCGCAGCGGGCGCCGACGAGCCCCCCGAGCGCGCGCGGGCCGGCCGCTCGCCTACCTGA